AGATGTACTAACGTAGATGCTTTTTCTCCCCACAGTGTTCCTGTCTCGAGTTACATGTGTCTTGTTGGAGCAGGTGCCTGTTCTCTGGCTGAAGAGAGGCACACGTGTAGGCATTAAACACTGAAATATATAGACATGACATTAAGACACATTGGTACGCTCACAGAAAGgacggacacggacacacacacacacacacacacacacgtcatttCATTAAATGGCTCAGTGGGGGCTCGTCCTAGCCAGCAGAAAAAGGCCCACATCCAACAAATACGTTCTCACTGTACTTTCCACCTAGTGTAACTTATGTGCACCTTCTAAGGAACACTGCATTATGGACATAACAAAGCTTACAAAGTCTTACAAAGCTTTCCAAAAGCTTCACTTTAGGTAATTCAAGTGGATACAAACAGGACTGAGTTTCGCTAAAATAGTGCTATAAATCACACATACAATGCTTATGTTTGtaataaaaccaaacaaaaacaacatcctTCATGAAAtcaaggaatttgtttttttgtcatgatTTGTTTGTATTAGTCACACAGTGAGTGAGTGGCAAGGAATATAATAGTAGCTCCCATGCTGAATGCAGCTGAGGGGAGAAGGCACAAAAGCCACACAGCTTTGATTACAGCTGCCATTTCTCAGTTTTGTTTCATTTCAGACTTATGTCCATGGAAAAGCCTCGACAGAGGAGAATCTCAAATAATCTTCATAACAGAAGAGGTACAAATATCcccatcctcctctctcttttccacaTTAAAATGTCTGGTGAGACTGAGGAAAAAGATGAACATTTCCATTGAGAAAGCAAAACTTGGTTGACAGTTTTCCATAACCTCTTTCTCTCATCCTATGAGACGCTCAAGATTCCATAGTTTGTCTCCATTATCCTGATTGTTGGGAGTTTATTTGTATCCAGTATTGACCAGTGGCTGTAGCAgtgacttaaaaaaaagtcaccggTCAGGGTTATGTACAGTCAGACTGAAGTCTTCTCTATGCCATTATGAGATGGTTACTCCGCTCTCTGTTGTCTGCTGGAGGAACTAGATCTTTCTTCACTGGGGTTGGCGAAAGGGTAGAGCGTCTGCCTTTGGGCTTGAACAAATCAGACACAAAGAATACCTGTGGAGGGAATAGAAAACAACCTTGAACATCTAAATCATTACAAAGTGGCAGATTTAAAATCTGAATCTGTTATCAAGAACTATAATAATGCAGAAATATTTGTCTTGGAGGGGAGGTACAGTACATATGCAAGatactagggctgccacctcttagtcgattagtcgactaatcggtcgttttggtcttagtcgactaagatttctttagttgatgagtcattttttatgcttattcatgcttaattactcatttccaagaaacttatgagcacatttctggtgaacacaagatttaaagtggtgcttttgcaggattaattgtggagaaactcagttttacagatggttcattaactacatttatattgtgcttttctagtcttaaccacctctcaaagagcacagctctgtcgattacatcaactaatcgattaatcgacaaaatcatataagtgttagtcgactaagaatttctttagtcgaggacagccctacaagATACACAACATTATGAACAGTAGACTACACATATAATATCAGATATATCTTTTGGTGGATTGTAGCCTCCTTACACTACTTAAGTGCATTGCCTTGAATATCGAAGAATTGCCCCTGTGCCCTTTTCTTTCAATTTTCTGTTATCCAGTGTAATGCCATTTTGTTTCCCTTTAACAGAGTTCTTCAAAGTTCTGTATTAGGCCCCCTTCTGTTTCCATTTAAATGCACACTCTCTACAATATAATTAGTAAACAGTGTTAACAAGAAAAAAGGCTACATAAATGAAGTTATAATCATTACCATTATTTAACTGGAAAGTCAGAAATAACATGTTATGAAATTAATTTATAGTTAAGGCCATATGATCTAATCCAATATAGAAAATTACAATATCACAACATAATGTAGAACCACTCACTATGCAGTAGGCCACCAGGGCTCCCTGCACAAAACCTGCCAGGACATCAGTTGGGTGGTGCTTGTGATCAGAGACACGGGACAGGCCGGTGTAGAAAGACATCATGATGAGGGTGAACTGGGTCAGAGGGCGCAGCAGGCGAGCTCCTTGCCAAGTGAAACGAGACTGCaggtaaaactgtaaaagagAAGAAATTATAAAGGtgatatagatagatagtgtTTTCTACCTGGGTAGttcaatttgtttttaatttgttgtgtAATCATACAcggatgaatgtgtgtgtttaaaaacgATTCAGTAACTCACCACCAGGTAAAGCATGGTGTACATGGAGAATGATGCATGTCCAGAGAAAAAAGACTTCCTGAGAAGGATAGAGGACAATCATATTATACCACAGCTTAGAATATGtacaatacatacagtatgtaaactTTATGCAATATACACATTTTTAaggtaaaacatttaaatatattgttCTCTCAATTTATCATTAATACCTGGCCTCCTGAACTTTGCTCTCTGGCCCCTGACACTGGTAGTCAGTGATGTAGCCCAGGGAGCAGTTGATAGTGGAGAAGTCAGGTTTGCACACATCGAGGAAGTGAGGGCGCATTCGGCCCACTGACACTTTGGCAATGTCAGTGAAGGACTGGCTGATGGCGCAGCCGAAGATGAACACGCCCACCTGCTTGTAGAGAGCAGATATGTAGGGGTTCCCTACAAAAGACTTGGATCCCTCGTTTAGAAAGTAGATCCTGTAGCTCTCCCCAACGATGATCTGAAGGCACAGAAGTGATGGTGACGTCAGTGGATATCATGATTTTAACACAGTCCCAGTCCCAATGTCCACCCTAATTCCTAAGCACTTCATTCACATCTCCTGAGTTATCCGTGAAAATGTGTGAGTGCAGAAGAGCCAAAACATTTTATGAGGAATGGGACAGCATTATTCAATTATGTTACTTGGACAGATGAATTGTGTGCCAGCCATGTGTGATGCTCatatttcaaatgtaatttaatacTCAATTGAGCAGTTGTTACTCATtatctgaatataataatagcCTAATACATTTTTGTTCTTGTAAGGGTTTTTCCTCATACTTTTAGACATCCACTGTCATCACCATTTTTAGCATTAGGACACTACATTGTGCTTGCCAAATTTCACAGAGGGACAGCACTAAGCTATTGTGGAAATGTTACTGGAAATGTGCATCAAAGCTTGTGATTCGGGTAAGGGTGGACATTTGGGACCGGGCTATAGAGAACTCAAGTGATGTATGtgactaaaataactttttttcagGATCAAGATGTTATTATGACAGCTTAAACAGAATACAGTGATTTCTTGTGAAGTGGTTTGAAAAGGGCTACATTATAGTTGAATGTGTTTACCTGTGCCATTCTACTTCTGAGAGAAAACAGTGGGGCGACGTGGGAGGCAACTCAAACTGTCCGCCATGTATAGTTTTATGTAAGTGTGTAAATAAACCACCGTCTAAAACCGACGATTGACGTGTAAGGCGCACTTAGGGGGAGGTGGATAGCCATAACTCGCAACAGCTGTTCCAGCTCAAAAACGCCTTCCCAACCCCCTCATCCCCTGTTGTCATCCAGCAGCTCACAAATGAAAGTGTGGAAGAGGAGTCAGAACGAGAGTGTGGAGGGAGTTCCAGGGAGAAAAGTGGAGGGATGGAGGGCAGAGTGAGAGGAGGGGAGGATAGAAAACTAAAAGagtagaggagaggaagagaaaaaaagaggaaggtgagAAGAGGGATGAGGAGTGGAGTGAGAGGGAGCGTTGGAGGCACCGCTAGTTCTAATCAGCAGAAATGCTGAGCTAGGCGACGTGTCTGATTTTGGTGGCCAGACTCCACCAGGCGCACGTCGGGGGCACGTTTGTTTTTCACCGCTCCGGCTGCCTCTCTGAAACGGCTCCGATTTCACACGGGAAGTCTGGCCGTTTTCATGTTAGTATCTCGGTTTCATCAGACATTCTTCTGAGGGGCGCAGAAATAAGTCTCATTCTGGGAAACACTCTCTGCAGAGGGATAGCCCTTACAAAGATTTAACAAGCTGATAGAGTCTGTTGTTTTCCACCATCCAGGCCTTTAGAGCCAGCTTGATAAAGCCCAGCTGTTTTCATGGGGAAAAGGgaaggaggggggagagaggacaCACATCTGGTTCCCCTTGTGAGAAAGATTTAACTatgtgaatgaataaataaattggcATTGGAGGATATGTAGCTGTTACACTGAGACCTTAAGAGATAATCATGGGTGAAAGACGCTGATTTGTGGCTTATGTTAAACGTCTTGTATTCCCAAAATGACACCATGGTGTTTTCAtttcttctaaaaaaaaaaaaaaaaaatctgcataaATTATAAAAGGATGTGGCCTTTTGTGTTTCTCAGCTCTAGTCAGTGAGAAACGAAGCACTAAATGACCTAATGTTGGTGTTTTCTggttcagaaaacacaaacgtTGGCCAGAACGCTCCAGGGGGGAGATGGATTGTAAAGTCATATTTTGCAAGGGGAAAATGAGATATCTGGCAAAGTCTTCTTGTTTTGGGCCTTCACCACAATTCCACCCCACCAATTACAGTATTTAACCAAACAACCATTGCGTCAACCATAATTACACAGGGCCAGAACTCCTTCTCACCATGAAAACCCCTGTGGCCCCGAGCCCGTATAGTAGTCTGCTCTCCAGGAGGAGGGCACTAGTGGCTGCAGGGAGAGACCGGCCATGCCATGTGGCAAGGCACCTTCCCACTGTGGGTCTGCCAGGTGACAACTGCACATGCTATGGCAGTGCTAAGTAACACCACGGAGCAACTAGAAGGTTTCTGAAGATTTTTCAAGTGTGCCTGCTGCTAAGTGCATGTCCCAGGAATCTGTTTTTGCTAGCCCATTGTTAATACATTACCGATCACTTGGCATTTTCAATGTGGTCGCTAATGTGTTAGTAGCTGTTGAGACATAGGTGTTGTTAGATGTCTAGCGCATAGTTGCTAAATAGACATCTAAGGTGAGTTTCCTATGTGGTAGCTAGTTGTTTGCTAAGTTGCTGCTGGGGATTTTGCAGTTGTTCCCAATGTGTTTACAGGTGGTTGCTACATGGATGCTATGGATTTCGGGGTGATTTCTAAAGTTTTAGTAGATGGTTGCTTAAGGTGTTACAGTCCAATGGTCAATTCAAATGACATATTAGATGAAAACATGACTGATAGAAACaaatctaaacactttttaaatggCCTCTTTGCCGTTGCCTCAGTGGAAATAGCTTTATATTTCACTACAGACATGACAATGGGCACATGGGCCCCAACTTGTAGTTTTAAACTTACCATCTAAGACTCCtgcagtaatgttttttttctcctccttcgTTGTGTATTATATATTCGTTGTTTATTTCTTAGGTGTGGATATGGGTGGGTTTGGGTACGGCCTTCAGGATGTAGGGTTGTGTTATGTTTTGCTACACTACTTTAGTAGAAATGCATAGTGAACTGTGCATGTCAGTATTTACACTGGATTTTTGAGCCACAGTACTACTGTGAATTCAGAAGTGTTTTGAGGGAGCTCAAAGGCCAATCATGTACTTAGATGCACAAGTGGGGGAAACAACAAAGGCCCAAACAATGCTTTGGGTCGCAGTTATGTGTGTAAAGTCTAACCAAAATGCTCGCCATTACGAAGGCATGCAGACAGATGCATTCCTCAAAATGGAAAGCATGTCTGAAAACCATGGCAGAAGAATTGACAGTTTGGCAGTTTTAAGCGTACCTCTGAGCAGTGGCAAATGGAgaaaaatgaaattgaattcTAGAATTCTAGGATGACAGTTTAGTGTGCAGCTCTTGGATACATCGTCACTGTTTTCTCCCAGGAGGTCGCAAAAAATTACTCAACACTGTTTAAAGTGCTTTAATCAACTGAGTCATCTTAAGCCCCGGAGGAGAAAAGCCTTGAACAAATGTTGACTGCTTTTTATCTGGAATGTgctgtagccaatcagagggacAGATAGCACAGGTATGGGGAGTGGTCGTTTCAGTAGTCATGTAGGATCAGGAGGACTCTGATGGAGTGTGTACAAGTGCATTTCTCTAAACATGATGTCAGTCAGAATGCGCATGGTTTGGTTGGAAAAAACGTGTTGTAACTGCAGTTTAAAATCTCTATATGATTaccatattattatatattgttggAAATGTTATCAttaactaaattataactcatACTGGGCATATTGTGAAATACTCCAATGCACTGAGGATGAGAAATTGTGGTCAGCATCTGGTATAAGGAGTCAGTGGGTGCTGCTAGTAATGGTGAAGGCTGCTGAAACATAAAGAGTGATGATGACATTAGTGATCAGAGTGAGGTGACTTACAGAGAGGATGGTGATAAGAATGCCAGCCGCACTAAGCACACCGTCGCTAATGGTGTCTCCGTTTTTGGCCGGGTACTTGATGGACTCATCATCGCAGTAAAACCCTCTACGGTAAGGCTGAACAGCGCTGGTCTCAATGACCAAGAAAGGCAGGCCGGCTAGTGTGAAGAAGCAGTGAGCGGcacagagagaaaggagagggtggggatgggtgagggagagagagatggaggtgcTGGGTTAATTGACACGCAAATTACTGTGGTCGCAGGTAGAGCAAGAGGCAACAAGGGAACATCTGGGACAGACTCAGTCCATTCTGTGGCTGTTAACTGTGACTAATCAAGAAATAATGACTCCAGCTTTGTTCAATATTCAGTTTTAGTGGGGACTTTGGAGCAGACCTGATGTCTCAGAGGGCCATATCTGTTTGTTTCTTATTGTTTTACTGCTGGCCATTTTCTAAAGCACACATTGTTTTAGACTATTTCTTCAGGCTGCCATTGGTGAATGACAATGAGTGGCAGACATTTGGAATTAAAAGGAACCTCAAATACACAATACATGAATGTGACTGTTAACTAATTCTATGAGTCTTCTATGGTAGTACATTAAAAATCTCCAGGTTTTGGACTGACAGAATAAACGATTattcgagaaaataatcggtaGTTGAAAATTACTATTTTTAAGGTCAAGAGTGAACTTTCAAACTCATCGAATctttggtacttttacttcataAATTACTTCAATAATGAAACCATTTTGTTACAGTAGTGAAATGAATGGAAAGCAATGGCTGCCACAAGGAAATCAATCTGAAAGCTTATGATAATAAACAGTAGCTTTGGAAAATGGTTGGCAGTAATGCATATATGCTTGATTTGCAGCTAACAAAGTACAACACAAAACCACTGAGTGGGAGTCAAAGCCTGTCGAaccaatcatgttttttttgagCTGTCACAAGCCAACCATTGGATGAACCGAGAGTGTCCCAGCatatgctctctctttctcttgcaGTACCACAGCAGGACTTACTGAGACCACGGGCACAGTGACGCCCACAGCTGAGAGCACGGTGGTGGACACCGTGCTGCCTTTATAGGTCAGCCTGATGCTGTTGTCATTGCAGAAGAATCCTCTCTGGTAAGGCGGGAAGGGAGATTTGTGCAAAAACACGGCAACAAGCAACACTGTATGGTTGGACACACAAGAGCAGAGGTCAGACAGCTCTTTAAACCATAGTGGACAGCTGCATTAATAGATATACCAACAGGAAGACTAATAGAAAagaacacaaagacacatacatctcagacatttaaaaaaaaaactcccagcAGACATGTATACAAGTTATCTATGTCATTCTGTTATCAAAACTGACACTGATGCGGTcatgagaaaatgagccaaaataaacaaaatgaaatgtgtTGGAATTAATGCCAAAATCAAAGCAACATTGTTGTTTTAGACTAAAGTGAACCTTTTATGCTTAAAATAGCATCAACTGATCTTAAACAGGCCGAGTTAGCACTAAAAGGATTGGATGCGTCAGGCTCTTAAGAGAGAGACCATTTCTGttgacaagaaaaaaacaaaaacaaaacacaaacagtatcAGAGCCATCCATCCTTTCCTGCTGGGGTTTTCAAGTGCACTTAAAAAGGCCCACTTTAAGATGCCTTGGGGGGTGTCTGCGTCCGATCAATTTAGTGTCTTTTTGCCACGTAAAGTGGCAAAAAGATCTTATTTATCTCCTGTCAACAAACAAGAGTGGGTGTTACTGAGATGCAAGCCAAAAAAGACAGCTTATTTTCGCATTTACCAAAGgcttcaatgcaggactttgaaATTTGAGTTTTGGACGCAATACCCAGGAGAGGCTTCACATCTCTGACAGAATTTGGAAAACACACTTTCAAAAATCACTTCAAAAGCAGCATTTAACTGATGGTGGAGCTTACAAGTCACTTTTTGAATAATTCTGCGATCTGCCGAtacaaaggaaaacaaacatcagCGTTCACTTTCTCACACGCTCTCTCCGTCTGGCTCTCGGTCTCAAAAGCGCTGGGGTGTAGAGGTCAGTGCTGAGAGCTGCTAAAGGCAGGATAGTTGCGGTGAGGGGGGGGCGTGATTTCTGAAACCAAATGTCAACACACGCTTCACTTGGTGAgcccatctcacacacacacacacacacacacacacacacacacacacacacacacacacacacacacacacacacacacacacacacacacacacacacacacacacacacgactttGGCCTTTGAAGGTCCAGCTGGGTTGAGCTCAGGTTACAGACAGAGCGCTGCTGCCTGATGGGAACTCCAGGATGCTGGCATTCCCTCCACATTCAGCCGGATTCACATTATTAACTTTCTTGTTTTCATTCTCGCTCTTCAAACAAATACCTACAATACAGCTACAATCAGCTCCAGAGAAAGTCTGGTGGCAAGAGAAAGAGCAGGGTGGTATGTCTCTGAGTTCTGTAACtgtaaaaatatacagtactttACAGTACCCTGAATCTTTAATGTCTGATCCCTTCAGCTTGTCTAGCCTGGCCATGAACAGAACCACACAGGACTTCCCAAACTGCTGATATGTATCTTTTAAGAAAAGGCATACACAGCTGAAAGTGCTGGATGTGATAACTCCAGAGTATTGACCCCTGCCTttaaaacacactcacagaccCGACAAGGCCAGAGGCAGAGATTGATGGAAAGAGACAGAGGTGGCAAATGCACTGATGAAATAAAGTGCCCACAACCTGCATTGGTCAAGTGCTTCAAACAGCtgattaaaaagaagaaaaacacaaccaCTACAAGACAGTCAAGTCCTGTTTTCCAGACACTCAGCAGGGCTTTCTTCTCCGCTCAGTCCTTTGACCCCTTCCATCCGTCTTAACAGTGCAGCATCAGCTGAGTACAGCATGTTAGGATTTCCCCCTCCTACCCTCTTCCTGCTTTCCCGCTTCTAACAGCCAGGGGGCGAGGAGGGGGGTGTGTCCCTGTCCTGCCAGCAACAACACCAGTCAGCACAGGTGTGGGTATGTCTTCTGCATTAGCTCAACATCAGCCCAAagacaacagaaa
This Sander lucioperca isolate FBNREF2018 chromosome 9, SLUC_FBN_1.2, whole genome shotgun sequence DNA region includes the following protein-coding sequences:
- the LOC116045568 gene encoding phospholipid phosphatase 3-like isoform X1, which codes for MQRCLIYEKTMAAETRNGGSSLNNNNCKDHSRRKLLVGVDLFCLFLAGLPFLVIETSAVQPYRRGFYCDDESIKYPAKNGDTISDGVLSAAGILITILSIIVGESYRIYFLNEGSKSFVGNPYISALYKQVGVFIFGCAISQSFTDIAKVSVGRMRPHFLDVCKPDFSTINCSLGYITDYQCQGPESKVQEARKSFFSGHASFSMYTMLYLVFYLQSRFTWQGARLLRPLTQFTLIMMSFYTGLSRVSDHKHHPTDVLAGFVQGALVAYCIVFFVSDLFKPKGRRSTLSPTPVKKDLVPPADNRERSNHLIMA
- the LOC116045568 gene encoding phospholipid phosphatase 3-like isoform X2 yields the protein MQRCLIYEKTMAAETRNGGSSLNNNNCKDHSRRKLLVGVDLFCLFLVLLVAVFLHKSPFPPYQRGFFCNDNSIRLTYKGSTVSTTVLSAVGVTVPVVSIIVGESYRIYFLNEGSKSFVGNPYISALYKQVGVFIFGCAISQSFTDIAKVSVGRMRPHFLDVCKPDFSTINCSLGYITDYQCQGPESKVQEARKSFFSGHASFSMYTMLYLVFYLQSRFTWQGARLLRPLTQFTLIMMSFYTGLSRVSDHKHHPTDVLAGFVQGALVAYCIVFFVSDLFKPKGRRSTLSPTPVKKDLVPPADNRERSNHLIMA